The Aquiluna sp. KACHI24 genome contains a region encoding:
- the topA gene encoding type I DNA topoisomerase produces MAKKLVIVESPAKAKTIAKYLGSDFEVLASVGHIRDLAEPKELPAEKKKGSLAKFSIDVENDFSPYYVISPGKSKTVSELKSAMKSAEELYLATDEDREGEAIAWHLLEVLKPKIPVKRMVFNEITKEAIAQAAQNTRALNEDLVAAQETRRVVDRLVGYEISPVLWRKINRGLSAGRVQSPAMRMLVERERERMAFVAASYGSVTVQLSKDGTKFEAKLLEQNSKRVATGKSFDANGKLTQDAVVLSPEVATKISQGLEGANLTVLSVEAKPSTRKPYAPFTTSTLQQEASRKLGMSAKQAMDTAQQLYQDGHITYMRTDSPSLSVQATLAARAAATKLFGADLVPDAPRLYGAKSKNAQEAHEAIRPSGESFRHPDELRSVLSGKSLALYELIWRRTVASQMSDAKLSTTSVRLGTKLGSDELVFNASGTVVTYKGFLAVYDETREEESDDEAKLPNLSHKDVLVVESSESKLHSTQPPARYTEASLVKALEEQGIGRPSTYAAIISTILSKGYAVKQGSALVPEWISFTVTRFLEENFGDLVNYEFTAKMEEDLDRIALGELDRTGWLKDFYLGDHGLKQTVESLGESDPRAINSFEISPGVLLRTGKYGPYIELEEAGERRIVNIPEGLAPDALTPEKAAELIAAPPASDRILGVDPESGLEIAVKDGRYGPFVTLVDEGNPKPKTASLFKDMSVATVTLEDALKLLSLPREVGVDPESGQVITAQNGKYGPYLKRGVDSRSLTSESEIFSITLDQAIEIYKQPKYGARRTASTPLREFGEDPASGKAVVAKTGQFGNYVTDGIINATVPKDEPLDELSSDRAFELLAIRREKLGVEPGETPKTQKKTTRKKR; encoded by the coding sequence GTGGCAAAAAAACTAGTGATTGTTGAGTCGCCCGCCAAAGCGAAGACAATCGCCAAGTACCTCGGCTCTGACTTCGAGGTACTCGCATCCGTCGGCCACATTCGTGATCTTGCTGAACCCAAGGAACTTCCAGCGGAGAAGAAAAAAGGCTCGCTGGCCAAGTTTTCGATTGATGTTGAGAATGACTTCTCTCCTTACTATGTAATCTCCCCAGGGAAATCCAAGACAGTCTCCGAGTTGAAATCGGCCATGAAGTCGGCCGAGGAGCTCTATCTCGCCACCGATGAAGACCGCGAGGGTGAAGCCATCGCCTGGCACCTGCTTGAAGTCCTGAAGCCAAAGATTCCAGTAAAGCGAATGGTGTTCAACGAGATCACCAAAGAGGCAATCGCTCAAGCTGCCCAGAACACCCGTGCGCTGAACGAAGATCTAGTCGCGGCCCAGGAAACTCGTCGCGTGGTGGATCGCCTAGTTGGATACGAAATTTCCCCAGTGCTGTGGAGAAAGATAAACCGTGGTCTTTCCGCTGGTCGCGTTCAGTCGCCTGCAATGAGAATGCTTGTTGAGCGTGAACGTGAACGCATGGCGTTCGTGGCTGCAAGCTATGGATCTGTAACCGTTCAGTTGAGCAAAGATGGCACCAAGTTTGAAGCCAAGCTACTGGAGCAAAATTCAAAGCGGGTGGCAACAGGTAAGAGCTTTGATGCAAATGGAAAGCTCACTCAAGATGCTGTAGTTCTGAGCCCTGAGGTCGCAACCAAAATTTCTCAGGGTCTTGAGGGTGCAAACCTAACTGTGCTCTCGGTCGAGGCGAAGCCTTCAACCAGAAAGCCCTATGCACCTTTTACTACGTCGACTTTGCAGCAGGAGGCATCCCGCAAGCTTGGTATGAGTGCCAAGCAGGCCATGGATACTGCTCAGCAGCTTTACCAAGACGGTCACATCACCTACATGCGAACCGACTCACCGTCGCTTTCGGTGCAGGCCACTCTGGCGGCGAGAGCTGCCGCCACCAAGCTCTTTGGTGCTGATTTAGTTCCAGATGCTCCACGTCTATATGGAGCGAAGTCGAAGAATGCTCAAGAGGCACACGAGGCAATTCGTCCATCCGGAGAGAGCTTTAGGCACCCAGATGAACTTCGTTCAGTTCTATCCGGAAAATCGCTAGCTCTCTATGAACTGATTTGGCGCAGAACCGTTGCATCACAGATGTCTGATGCCAAGCTTTCGACCACCTCGGTTCGACTTGGAACCAAGCTTGGTTCGGACGAGTTGGTATTCAACGCCAGCGGAACCGTTGTCACCTACAAAGGATTCTTGGCGGTCTATGACGAAACTCGTGAGGAAGAATCTGATGACGAGGCCAAACTTCCGAACCTTTCCCACAAGGATGTTTTAGTCGTTGAGAGCAGTGAGTCCAAACTTCACTCCACCCAACCACCTGCTCGCTATACCGAGGCCTCCCTGGTGAAGGCCCTTGAGGAGCAGGGGATTGGAAGACCATCAACCTATGCCGCAATTATCTCCACGATCTTGTCCAAGGGATATGCCGTGAAGCAAGGCAGTGCCTTGGTTCCTGAGTGGATTTCATTCACCGTCACCAGATTCTTGGAGGAGAACTTTGGTGATCTTGTGAATTACGAGTTCACCGCCAAGATGGAAGAGGATCTCGACCGTATCGCACTTGGCGAGCTGGATAGAACCGGGTGGCTCAAGGACTTCTACCTCGGGGACCACGGCCTAAAGCAGACGGTTGAATCGTTGGGGGAGTCTGACCCACGAGCGATCAACAGTTTTGAAATCTCTCCGGGAGTTCTGCTGAGGACGGGTAAGTACGGCCCCTACATCGAGCTTGAAGAAGCCGGTGAGCGCAGAATCGTAAACATTCCCGAGGGTCTGGCACCTGATGCACTAACTCCCGAAAAGGCTGCTGAGCTAATTGCCGCTCCACCGGCGTCAGATCGGATTCTTGGCGTCGACCCAGAGTCAGGTTTGGAGATTGCCGTCAAGGATGGCCGCTATGGACCGTTTGTGACTCTGGTGGACGAGGGCAATCCAAAGCCTAAGACCGCATCGCTTTTCAAGGACATGTCCGTAGCGACGGTCACTTTGGAAGATGCGCTCAAGCTCCTCTCTCTGCCACGCGAGGTCGGTGTTGATCCAGAGAGCGGTCAGGTAATCACGGCTCAAAATGGTAAATACGGACCATACCTAAAGCGCGGTGTTGACTCCAGGTCACTAACCAGCGAGAGCGAAATCTTTAGCATCACTCTCGATCAAGCCATCGAGATCTACAAGCAACCGAAGTACGGCGCTCGCCGAACAGCTTCAACTCCGCTCCGCGAATTTGGTGAGGATCCAGCATCCGGCAAGGCAGTGGTTGCAAAGACCGGCCAGTTTGGTAACTACGTAACTGACGGCATCATCAATGCGACTGTTCCAAAGGACGAGCCGCTGGATGAATTATCGAGCGACCGCGCTTTCGAGTTGCTGGCCATTCGTCGTGAGAAGCTTGGGGTGGAGCCGGGTGAAACACCAAAAACTCAAAAGAAGACCACCCGCAAAAAGCGCTGA
- a CDS encoding DUF4244 domain-containing protein, producing the protein MKLDIYKDDGAITAEYAIATLAGVAFAGLMLLVLRSEEVRSMLFKLVGRALGLEI; encoded by the coding sequence ATGAAACTAGACATATATAAAGATGACGGTGCCATCACAGCGGAGTATGCAATCGCAACGCTTGCAGGTGTTGCCTTTGCCGGATTGATGCTCTTGGTTCTCAGAAGCGAAGAAGTTCGTTCGATGCTGTTTAAGTTGGTGGGGCGTGCGCTTGGTCTTGAAATCTGA
- a CDS encoding ATPase, T2SS/T4P/T4SS family, giving the protein MEIPAQLEALFTKGVTELMLIGSDNCFIDRGGALERVRSPFDSDAELSSLLIELALESGSRLDLAKPMADFSISNFRLSAQLRSAVSTLPMVTIRRHPKSQITLEHLLTTLMLTQSQANFLSEAVRTEKTVLISGATSSGKTTLLGALVHQSAQRCAVIEQTPEIKVSAPSFSFLERPNNQEGVGLISQSELLTAALRMRPDRLVLGEVRGAEFVALLQAVNNGHPALATLHARSLAEVPSRLLLLGQLANIDRELVAQLAMGIDYVVQLENRETRRVSEIGKLKLDPFEVVPIEL; this is encoded by the coding sequence AACTGCTTCATTGACCGCGGTGGTGCTTTAGAGCGTGTGCGCAGCCCCTTTGATTCAGATGCAGAGCTCTCAAGTTTGCTAATTGAACTTGCCCTGGAGAGCGGTTCAAGACTTGACCTAGCCAAACCAATGGCGGACTTCTCTATTTCGAATTTTCGACTCAGCGCTCAGCTACGAAGTGCGGTTTCGACCCTCCCCATGGTCACCATCAGGCGTCACCCCAAAAGCCAAATCACGCTGGAGCATCTATTGACAACTCTTATGTTGACTCAGTCTCAAGCTAATTTCTTGAGCGAAGCGGTCAGGACTGAAAAGACAGTTTTGATCTCGGGGGCAACATCTTCTGGCAAAACCACACTGTTGGGTGCGTTGGTTCACCAAAGCGCTCAACGCTGTGCAGTCATCGAGCAGACACCCGAGATCAAAGTTTCGGCACCCTCATTTAGCTTTCTAGAGAGGCCCAATAACCAAGAGGGAGTGGGCCTTATCTCACAATCAGAACTCCTCACCGCGGCACTGAGAATGCGACCGGATCGGTTGGTGCTGGGCGAAGTTCGCGGTGCAGAGTTTGTGGCACTTTTGCAGGCCGTGAACAATGGCCATCCCGCGCTCGCAACTCTTCACGCTAGATCACTAGCTGAGGTGCCAAGTCGTCTCTTGCTACTTGGACAACTTGCAAACATCGACAGAGAGCTAGTTGCTCAACTAGCCATGGGCATCGACTATGTGGTGCAGCTTGAAAATCGCGAGACCCGGCGGGTATCGGAGATTGGCAAATTGAAATTGGATCCGTTTGAGGTGGTCCCGATTGAGCTTTGA